The genomic segment CGCTCGGCCGCGACTTCGTCCCGCCGCCGATTCACGCCGGTGGGCTGCGCTACCACGGCGACGCGCCGGTGCTTTGCCGTCTGGTCAAGGACGGGATCATCGATGCGGTCGCCTATCCGCAGTCGAAGGTCTTCGAGGCGGCGATGCAGTTCGCGCGCACCGAGGGCATCATTCCGGCGCCCGAGTCCGCGCACGCAATCCGCGGCGCGATCGACGAGGCGCTGGCATGCAAGGAAAGCGGCGAGTCCAAGGCCATCTTGTTCGGCCTTTCCGGCCACGGACTGCTCGACCTCAACGCCTACGAGTCCTACCTCGCCGGAAGCCTGATCGACGCATAATCGCGCGCTGAGCGCGGGAGCCGGGCGGATCGGAGTTGATCAGTCCCCGGGGGCGGACGTTGGGCGATGGGCGACTGCGAGGAAGGCCTGTTCGGCTTCGGCCAGAACAGGGCGCCAAGTCTCAGGCGGCTGGTTCGCGGGGACGTCGAACTCTTCGATCAGCAGTCGGATGATGCCCTCGAGGGCGATCCGTCCGGTGGGGAAGTGGATCTTGCTCAGGCCGCGGTGCGCGACTCCGCTCTCGGCGAGCCGTCCGTGGATCTGGACGTGCGCTTGCGGGTGGGGATCGGCGCCGGCTTCGCGGATGTAGTCGTAGCGGAAGATCCAGCGCTTGCCTTCGCGGTCGAGTTGATACTGGTAGCTCGACTTCTCGACCTTCATGCGGCGACCATCCGGCGTGTCGTCGAGGTAGAGGGACACGCTCAAGCGGAGATAGTTGCCGTTCGCGAGTTTGATCGGATCGAGGATCTTACCGGGGCCCCCGAGCGCTGCGCGCTTGCGTGGGCCGGGCCCGTAGAAGAGCCGGGGCGCAGAGCCGGCGTCTGCGATGGTCAGTTCCATGAGCCGGGCGGTGAGGTCGCGGAACGCGAGGAAGGAATCCGGTCTGCCTGACTTGTAGTGGCCGGTGAGCTCTCGAACCGCGGCGAGGAGATGCGGGAGCTCAGGCGGCCTGGAAGATGACGTCGTCGTCGGGAAGGAGGTCGGCTAGGACGAGGAGGTCGGCGACGCAGCCCGGATCCTGGAGATCTCCGAGCCGGTAGCGGCGCAGCAACTCGACGGCTGAGAGGTTCAGGCGGGTGCGCGCGCCATCCTCGAGCGCGGCGATGATCTCGTCGCGGGTCATTTCCAGTTCGACTGGCGGCACAGTCCACCTCCTCCTGAAGACAATATCGGCGGGGCGCGACACGACGTCAACAGGGCGGGCTCGAATTGCGACCTTCGGCCGCGAACGGACTCTTGCGACGCGAGGAGTTGAGATCTGGGAGCCCGCAGGCGTCCCAGCCGCCTCGCGACAGCCGGGTGATGACGTTGATCTCGGTCGCCTGGGGAGGAGCCGGGCGCCGCTTGGCGAAGTACAGCGCAATCCTGGAGCACCCCTAGCCGGACGCGCCGGGATGTCGGAGGGAGCGGTCGCTCGAACGAGCGCGGGGACGAGGAGGCACGACGATGCGGAAGCGGACTCTGATCTGGGTGACCGGGGTTTTGATCTTGGCTCTCGGCGTTACCGGTACCGGGTGGTCCGACGAGGAGCCGGACGAGGGGACGATCCTCCTTGAGGAGATCCCAAACATCGCCAAAAGAAGCGTGCTCTATTCGCTTCCTCCCGACCCGGAGTCTGCCCTCCAGGCGCTGTCCACCATGCCCGAGGGCTTGGATCGCGTTATCGCGATGCATCTCGGCCGGCTCTACCCGACTCCGAATGAGTTGACCCCCGGTGTGGCGCCGCTGATCAGTCTGCTGGGCGCGCGCGCGGACCTGCTCCTCAACCAGGACCACTGGAACAAGAAGGTGCAGGACTTGTCCAACGGGGAGTTCGCCATCCTCCTGCTGCCCGTGGACGCGACGACCGTCATCGTCGTCATGCCGACCGAGGTCGTGGAGGCGGACCCACGCGCCACGCCGCTTCCGCAGAGGCGCGTGGACCTGAGCGGAGTTACCTACACCTACAACGGCGAGACTCGAACGGTCGAGCAGTACATGGCCGACGGGGCGACCAACGCGATCGCGTTCATGCACCAGGGCAAGTACGTGTACGACGACTACCAGAACGGGTTTACGCCCGACACGCGTCACCAGATGTGGTCGGTCACCAAGTCGGTGACCACGGCGCTGGTGGGCATCGCGGTGGGCGAGGGGTTGGTGGACTCCGTCCTGGATCCGATTGAGAAGTACATTCCCGATGCAGCGGGGACCGTGTGGGAAGGAACCAGCGTCGAGGATCTGCTCCAGATGGAGTCGGGCATCTACTGGGTGGACGTTCCGGTGCACCAGCCTGAGGAGCTTGTCCTCATGGGGTTGGACTTCCACACCAACGGGCTCTACGGCATGACTCGGAACGAATACCTGCTCCAACTGACGCGCGTCTCCGAGCGAGGCAAGCAGTACCGCTACAACAGCGCCGACGCCCAGATGCTCGCGTGGCTTCTCGAGAACGTTTACGGGGAGTCGTACTCGAAGATTCTGTCCGAGAAGATCTGGCTGCCGGCCGGGATGGAGAACGACGCGTTGATCATGATCGACCGGGAGGGGCACTCGTTCGCCTCCATGGGCCTGTTCGCCACTCCGAGAGACATGGCGCGCTTCGGTGAGCTCTACCGCAACGGCGGCCAGAACCTGAAGGGTGAGCAGGTAGTGCCCGAGGCGTGGGTTGCGGCTTCCTCGGACTACTCCGTGGAGACCGGGGGTCCACGCGGCTACATGTGGGCCAAGTGGGACGGCGGATACACGGCTGTCGGGTACGGACACCAGCGCGTGAGCGTCGCGCCGGCACTCGACATGGTCGGAGTGCGCTTTGGAAACGACCCGGTGGACTCCAACGGCCCGAAGGAGTGGGAGGCTGTCTACTTCGCCGTCGCCGACGCGCTCGCGAACGGCGAGGACGGGTAGCCCCGCTCTCTCGGGCGCCCCCGAATCCGCGCGCTCATCGGTCGAGTGTCTCCGCGAGTTGTCCGAACGCGCCGCGAACCGCTTCGGAGATCGTCGGGTACGCGTGGATGGCGTCGGCGGCCGCGCGCAACGGAACGCGGCCGGCCATGGCGACGACGATCTCGTGGATCATCTCACCGGCGCCTTCTCCCACGATGTGGCCGCCGAGCAACTCGCCGGTGCGCGCGTCTGCGACGAGTTTCACGTGCCCCTCGGGTTTGCCTTCCATGAGGGCGCGCTCGTTGTCGGCCAAACGCAGTAACGATGTGATGACGTCATGTCCGACCTCGCGCGCAGCGCTCTCGCTCAAGCCGACGCTCGCGACTTCCGGATCGCAGTAGGTCACCTTTGGGACCACACGGTAGTCGCGCGCACGAGGCTTGCCTCCGATGTCGTCGACGACCAGTTCCGCTTCGTACCCGCCGACATGGGTGAAGAGCAACTCGCCGGTGGCATCGCCGGCCGCCCAGACGTTCGGCGCGGTCGTGCGCAGCGTCTCGTTCAAAACGGGCTTGCCCTTGTCGTCGAGCTTCATCCCGATCGCGTCGAGATCGTGACCGTCGAACACCGGTCGCCGTCCGGTCGCGACGAGCACAGCGTCGGCGTTAAGCGGCGCGCGACCGGCGATCTCGACGCGCCAGCCTTCCGTGCTATGGCGAGCACTCGCGATCTCCGCGCCGGTGAGGATGTCGATTCCGTCGGCTTCCAGGGCTTCGCGGATCGCTGTGCCGGAGTCTTCGTCCTCGGGCGGAAGCACTCGATCGCTCGCTTCGACGATGGTCACGCGCGAGCCGAAACGCGAATAGATCTGCGCGAACTCGACACCGATCGGCCCCCCACCGATCACCACGAGCGAGGACGGGACGCCCGCGGAGTGCCAGATCGCCTCCTTGTTCGTCCAGTACGGGCCGTCGCCGAGACCGTCGATGGGCGGGATCACGGCTTCGGTCCCAGTCGCGAACACGATGTGGTCGGCAAGGATGCGCTCGCCGGATGCGGTCTCTAATTCATTCGGACCCGTCACCCGAACCTCGTCCAGAATTACGCGCGCGCCCTTGTCGGTGAACGGGCGCGCGCCTTGCGATGTGTTTTGCTCGATGATCCGCCGCACGCGCGCGCGCACGGCGTCGAAGTCGACCTCGACGCTTCCGATCCGGACGCCGAAAGCGCCGGCCGCGCGCGCGAGCGCAGCGATCTTTGCGCTGCGAAGCATGACCTTGCTCGGCACGCAGCCGTACCAGTTGCATTCGCCGCCGAGGCGATCGCGCTCTGCCATCCCCACGCGCATTTCGCCGGCGGATGCGATACGGCCGACGATCTCAGAGCCGGTGCCGCCACCGCCGATCACGAAGACATCCAAGCGGTCGGTCACCATCGATTCGAGCCACCTCCTCGACATCGCGCTTGAGATCGGCGGCGTTGTGCCTGTCCGAGAGGTGCTGCGTCACCGGATGTCGCGACTTCACGGCGCGCGATTCCGCTAATGCAGGGTGCGGCGGCCGGGGCGAACCACTCCGACGAGCCACAGGATGCCGAGAATCAGCGCTGCCCACCACAGAATCTTCGCAGTGAAGATTCCGAGCAGGAACAGAACCACAGCGAGAACCAAGAGAAAGACCACGACCGTCTCCTTTTCTGAAGGGCCGACTACCTCCCGACAGCATCGCCTCGTCACGTCACGCATGCGTTACTGAAAGCGAGCCTTGCCGGCGACGAGTGCCCAGTGCCGGTGGGCCCGTCGGTCAGCTCGGATTCACAAACGATTCCACCCAGGTCTTAACCGCGGCGTAGATGTCTTTGGGGTCAGCGGCAACAGCCATCGCTTGCTCGGGGCTTGCCGAGTCGAATGTTTGCGTGATGTGCGCGCGCAACCCCTCGCGAGCGTTTCCTTCAATCCATAAGCGCACGATCAGGATCCCGGTGCGGTCGGAGGATTGGGTCTTCATGAGCCCATCTTCTCCTGCGACCGTCACGCCGACGTTACCCGGAGTTTGTCCGAATCTGATCAGACGTGCCGATGTCGGAGCAGACGGTTCAGCTCGAGCCTTCGATCAAGGCTCGGATGTCATCGGAGGGCTCGACTCCCAACTCGGTATGAACGAGTTCACGGAACGCCTCGTACTCGCGGCGCGCGGCACCGATGTTGTGTTCGGCTAGGTGCGCTCGGATGAGGGCGCGACGCGCGCTCTCACGCAAGGGTTCGCCCGATACGGCAGCGAGGCCCGCTTGGACGGTCTGCCCGAACCGGCCTTTCGCACTCAGCCGGAGGCAGAGGGCTTCGAGCGCGCGCAAGCGGAGTTGGTGGTATCGCTCGCGCTCCATAAGCACCCAGTCGTCGGTCCAGTCGGGCAGGATATCGGCCGAGAGAACCTCTTCGTTCACCGCAGCCACGTCGTCGAGGTCCTGAGTCGGGTCGAGCACCTTGTGGGCGAGCGCTTCACCCTCGCGGAGATCGACGGCCACCGTCGGCGACAGAACGAGGTGATCACTGGTAAGAGCGACCAAGGTGTACGTAGGGTGGTGGAGCCGCCACAAAGCCGAACGGAGGCTGCCTCCCGCGCGGTGATCAGTTGATTCCCCCCACAACGAGCCGCCGACGAACGTGCGGAGCAAGGGCTGTTCGTGCAGAGCGAGGAAGCAGACGAGTCGCTGGGCGTCCATGGGCAATGAAACGTCCTCGGCCTCAATGCTTAAATGAAAGCCGCCTAGTAAGCCAAGCCGCACCGGGGTCTGAGATCCAGCCGGTGTGGATGCGCCGCTCAAACTCATCGCTGGTCTCCTCGGCCCCGGGCATCCTTGCGGGGTTCTTCTTCGATGGATCCATTCTACGCCGCGCCGGTGACGCCGGCGTGACACGGGTCGCGCACAGTGACCCAAGAACGACATAAGACCTCGGAGAAGGAGACCGCTATGAGCGGGAAGACGGACAAGGTGGCGGGCCGCATCAAGCAAGCGTTTGGCGCGCTCACCGGCGACAAAAAGCTCAAAAGGGACGGACGAGCAGACGAACGCGCCGGCAATATCAAACAGAAGGCCGACGACTCGATCGATGCCATCCGAGACAAGCTCGAGGATGCGGCGGAGACGCTTAACCCGAGCGAGAAAGAGAAGTGAGTGATGGGCATTGGGATCAGTCTCTTCGTAGGTGTCGTCGGCGCGATCTTGCGTTATGCCGTCACCGGTTCAGCAAACCAGCAGGGCTTCAACATCCACACCGGCGGCGCCATCCTGATGATCGCCGGCGCGATCGGACTTGTGCTGTCCGTGCTGTTCTGGAGCAGCTTCGCTCCGTTCGGCCGTCGCAGTGAGTCGAGCAGCCGCACGGAAGAGCTCATCACAAAAGACGGCCACGAGCAGGGCCACATCGTCCGAGAGACGCGGGATCATCTCGCAGGTTGAGCGCCCGGATGCGCGGATTGATCACCGCGAGCGCTGCGCCGAGCTAGATCCCTTCCTGCTTTGGGCTCGGCATGAGGAGGCGGTCACATGGCAACTGCAATGGCTTTGGGCGGCTTCTTCGCAATGATTGTTGTCGCCCTGCAGTTCAGCAACTGGGCGGAACGGTGGCTGGCATCCGGTGCGTCACCGGTCAAGACGCGCGTGTCTGACGCAAAGACGACGCCATCTCGCGAGCTTTTCGCGTTCGCCCGGGAACACAAGACTGTTCGTGCCGCCTATGTCGCCCCGATCGTTGGAGGTCCGTCATGTCAGACGCGAAGGTGACACAGGGATTAGAAACCAAGGAAGAAGAAACGGATCCAAAGCTTGAGGAGAAGGCGGAAAGCGACTGACTCGACCCTGGGCACCCACGCGATCGACAGCGGCGGCAACGAAGAAGCCGGAGCGTCGCGCGGGACGACGGACTGCATAGTGCTGAGAACCGGCCGGACACGATGCTCGCGCGCGGCGCCCATGCAAGACAAGAGAGATCGTTAGGCAGGTGATTCGATCGGAGTGTCGAAAAGTCCGGAATGAATAGGACGAAGCGGATCTTCCTAACGCTGAGCTTGGCCCTGGGCATGATCCCGGTGGCCACGCATGCCCTCACGGGCTCGGACCTCGATGAGATCGCGATCGAGGTGCGCTCCAACCGCGCGGACCTGATCTCGGACGGGAATGCGCTCGTGCGTGTCTTGCTGCCCGAGGACGCCTCCGCGTCCGACATCGTCGTGGACGTCGACGGCACCGACGTCACGGCGGATTTTGGCGTGCGCTCCAGCGGCGCGTTCGAGGGAGTACTTCTCGACCTCGAGTTCGGTGACAACATCGTGACCGCGGCGCTGCCGGATGGACGCTACGCGCGCCTGACGATCACCAACCACCCCAACGGCGGGCCGATCTTCGGCGGTCCGCAACTCCAGCCCTGGAGGTGCCAGCAAGGGGCGACCGACGAGCAGTGCAACCAGGATCCGCAGTACACCTATGAGTATCTCTCGACCGACCCGCTGAAGTTCGGGCTTCAGCCGTACGACCCGGCGAATCCCCCGTCGGATGTGGCCACGACCACGACCGACGAGGGCGTGACGGTTCCCTTTGTCGTGCGCCAGGAACTCGGATATCAGGATCGCGATCAGTACAGGATTCTGACGCTGATGGAGCCGGGCGAGTCCTGGAGTCGCTGGGACCCGCCGGATCACTGGAACCACAAGGTGTTGATCCCGCACGGCGGCGGATGTGGGGCGTCGCGCGGAGCCGGCAGCGCGCCGTTGTTCGACTACAGCGGGAACTTCCCGCCGAACCCCTTCTATACCGACAGCTACATCACCGCTCTTGGGCGTGGGTTCGCGGTCATGTCCACGGCGCTGAACAACAACGGACACAACTGCAACTTGGTGCTGCAGGCCGAGTCTTTGATCATGGCGAAGGAACGTTTGATCGAGGAGTACGGGGACATCCGCTACACCATCGGGACCGGGTGCTCCGGCGGTTCGATCGCGCAGCAGCAAGTGGCCAACGCGTACCCGGGTGCCGTCTACGATGGTCTGGTCGTCACCTGCGCGTACCCCGACAACATTTCGACCGGCGCACAGTTTGCCGACTACCACATGCTTCGGGCGTACTTCGAAGATCCATCCCGCTGGGGCGACGGGATCGCGTGGACGCCGGCGCAGTGGGCGGCGGTGGAAGGCCGACCGGATCCGGTGAACGCGATTCTGGCCGACGAGATGTTCTTCAAGGGCGCCACCAATCCCGGCGGCGGGTGCGTTCCCGCGGACGTCGTCTACGACCCGGAGACCAACCCCGGAGGCGTTCGCTGCTCGATTCTGGACGCGATGATCAACGTGTTCGGCCCCCGTCCGGAGAGCGTCTGGTCTCCCATGGAGCAGGAGGCGGGCAAGGGCTTTGCCGGACAACCCTTCGGCAACGTCGGGATCCAGTACGGCCTCGGCGCGTTGGAGCAAGGCCTCATCACCGTGGATCAGTTCCTGGATCTCAACGCCAAGATCGGCGGCGGTGACATCGACATGAACGCCACCGCGGCGCGCCTTCTCGGAGATGAGGGAGCGTTGGCGAACTCGTACCGGAGCGGCGCGATCAACGAAGCCAACAACCTGAGCGGCGTGGCGATAATCGACCACGCCGGACCGGACCCCGGAGCCGCGCACGACTACGTGCACACGTGGTGGATGCGTTGGCGCTTGGAGCGTGAGTTCGGCCACTATCGCAATCACATTCTGTGGTTCGGCCCGACCGCGCTCATCGGCGATGTGAGCTGGTCCAACGAGGCGTTCCTCGCGATGGACCGCTGGCTTGCGGCGGTCGAGGCCGACGACTCGGA from the Actinomycetota bacterium genome contains:
- a CDS encoding serine hydrolase, whose protein sequence is MRKRTLIWVTGVLILALGVTGTGWSDEEPDEGTILLEEIPNIAKRSVLYSLPPDPESALQALSTMPEGLDRVIAMHLGRLYPTPNELTPGVAPLISLLGARADLLLNQDHWNKKVQDLSNGEFAILLLPVDATTVIVVMPTEVVEADPRATPLPQRRVDLSGVTYTYNGETRTVEQYMADGATNAIAFMHQGKYVYDDYQNGFTPDTRHQMWSVTKSVTTALVGIAVGEGLVDSVLDPIEKYIPDAAGTVWEGTSVEDLLQMESGIYWVDVPVHQPEELVLMGLDFHTNGLYGMTRNEYLLQLTRVSERGKQYRYNSADAQMLAWLLENVYGESYSKILSEKIWLPAGMENDALIMIDREGHSFASMGLFATPRDMARFGELYRNGGQNLKGEQVVPEAWVAASSDYSVETGGPRGYMWAKWDGGYTAVGYGHQRVSVAPALDMVGVRFGNDPVDSNGPKEWEAVYFAVADALANGEDG
- a CDS encoding CsbD family protein — encoded protein: MSGKTDKVAGRIKQAFGALTGDKKLKRDGRADERAGNIKQKADDSIDAIRDKLEDAAETLNPSEKEK
- a CDS encoding NAD(P)/FAD-dependent oxidoreductase → MVTDRLDVFVIGGGGTGSEIVGRIASAGEMRVGMAERDRLGGECNWYGCVPSKVMLRSAKIAALARAAGAFGVRIGSVEVDFDAVRARVRRIIEQNTSQGARPFTDKGARVILDEVRVTGPNELETASGERILADHIVFATGTEAVIPPIDGLGDGPYWTNKEAIWHSAGVPSSLVVIGGGPIGVEFAQIYSRFGSRVTIVEASDRVLPPEDEDSGTAIREALEADGIDILTGAEIASARHSTEGWRVEIAGRAPLNADAVLVATGRRPVFDGHDLDAIGMKLDDKGKPVLNETLRTTAPNVWAAGDATGELLFTHVGGYEAELVVDDIGGKPRARDYRVVPKVTYCDPEVASVGLSESAAREVGHDVITSLLRLADNERALMEGKPEGHVKLVADARTGELLGGHIVGEGAGEMIHEIVVAMAGRVPLRAAADAIHAYPTISEAVRGAFGQLAETLDR
- a CDS encoding hydrophobic protein, which encodes MVFLLVLAVVLFLLGIFTAKILWWAALILGILWLVGVVRPGRRTLH
- a CDS encoding DUF6351 family protein, with protein sequence MNRTKRIFLTLSLALGMIPVATHALTGSDLDEIAIEVRSNRADLISDGNALVRVLLPEDASASDIVVDVDGTDVTADFGVRSSGAFEGVLLDLEFGDNIVTAALPDGRYARLTITNHPNGGPIFGGPQLQPWRCQQGATDEQCNQDPQYTYEYLSTDPLKFGLQPYDPANPPSDVATTTTDEGVTVPFVVRQELGYQDRDQYRILTLMEPGESWSRWDPPDHWNHKVLIPHGGGCGASRGAGSAPLFDYSGNFPPNPFYTDSYITALGRGFAVMSTALNNNGHNCNLVLQAESLIMAKERLIEEYGDIRYTIGTGCSGGSIAQQQVANAYPGAVYDGLVVTCAYPDNISTGAQFADYHMLRAYFEDPSRWGDGIAWTPAQWAAVEGRPDPVNAILADEMFFKGATNPGGGCVPADVVYDPETNPGGVRCSILDAMINVFGPRPESVWSPMEQEAGKGFAGQPFGNVGIQYGLGALEQGLITVDQFLDLNAKIGGGDIDMNATAARLLGDEGALANSYRSGAINEANNLSGVAIIDHAGPDPGAAHDYVHTWWMRWRLEREFGHYRNHILWFGPTALIGDVSWSNEAFLAMDRWLAAVEADDSDKSIAQKILDDKPADIRDRCSYAAAAGAAPTDDVCSPPLAQTRYGSPRSVAGGLATDDVNACQLRPLRRYEVPIELTDTQYERMQEVFPSGVCDWAKPGVGQQPTIPWLTYQQADGSVVYGGRPLGPPPTSVAGAM
- a CDS encoding BTAD domain-containing putative transcriptional regulator, giving the protein MSLSGASTPAGSQTPVRLGLLGGFHLSIEAEDVSLPMDAQRLVCFLALHEQPLLRTFVGGSLWGESTDHRAGGSLRSALWRLHHPTYTLVALTSDHLVLSPTVAVDLREGEALAHKVLDPTQDLDDVAAVNEEVLSADILPDWTDDWVLMERERYHQLRLRALEALCLRLSAKGRFGQTVQAGLAAVSGEPLRESARRALIRAHLAEHNIGAARREYEAFRELVHTELGVEPSDDIRALIEGSS